The DNA region TACAAGAAATAATCTTAAATTTTAGTATCTCTATCATCACCGGAAAAAACCAACTAATAAAAAGGTAGGACCCACAAAGTGGCTAATGATGTGGGAGAGGAGTTAATTAGTCCAACAGAGTTCTTACTACCAAAAGGAGACACTTTTGCTCCCCTACAAATAAAAACTGCCTCAGATTCCCTGCCCACACAAACGTGTTAGCCTTGATGGATGTccctccactctctctctcccctccctccctctctctgccTTTTGTAAGTCCTCAACTATTTGAATCTCCAAAACAATAGAGAGAAGGGAAGCAAAGGAAGCAGAAGAGTTGTCGTTTTCTTTTGGATTGGTCAAATCTTGTACCAAACCAAATTAGCCGCTTTCAAACGAGCTGCCTATTCAcgtccttcctcctcctcctccttcttcctcagcATTTAGGTTTCATATACTCCACAAGTTTCAAACTTTGAATTCGACTCAGtcggtttctgggtttttgccTTCTTGGGTAGTTTTAATTTCAGCTCCGGAAGAACTTTCACTACAAAAGCTACCAGGTTAGTGTTTACTTTGCCTTGAAAATTTTACCCAATTGGATTTTTTTGTTACTTTGttcaagagaaagaagaaaggtAAGAACTTTCAGCATAGCTAATGCAACTGCTCAAATGCACTgtaatttttctttcatttccaaaattagaTTCTCCAACAGAGAAAAGGGTCATGAAATTTGACAAATTTGGATGCGTTTTTGGATTGGGATTCACTAACTTTGTGTTCCAGAATTAcccatttgaattttgaatttaattgaTAAAAAGACTAAAAACCCAGAATTGTTTAAGAAATTAAAGGGAGGGAGCTGAAATTTGACAGCTTTGAATGTTAGTGAGATTCAGACAAAATGAGCTTTAAAGTGTTGTGTTGATTTTCTTGTCTGAAATGGTTGCTGAGATGAGGCAAAGCACTAAGCTTTATGCTGTTGAATTTCTTATTCCCATTATATTCTTGTTATCTCTGGAAGGACTATTCTCTAATTAAAATAGTAGATTGGGGTATTGTATTAATTACTTGTTTAAGGAGAGGCTCCTCTCTTTCTTGCAAAGGCAAAAACCTGGTGTTTTTATTTGAGTTTTAAATTGTTAAAGTTCAATGGAGTTTTCATTGGTGCATTTCCTAACTCTTTCCCCCTccctctttccctctctctaagtttctttttctctttggaAGGATTTGATTTAGCTTAAATTTCGATATTTCGCTGGTTTTCGGGGGCTCAGTTGTGCATTTGCCACTCTATAACCTCATATGTTCGTGGTGTTTGTTGTTCCAACTTTAAGTTATTATCTTGATTTCGTTCACTCTCGAAGTGTAGCTCGCAGGAACGATGGCAACATCTGCAATGCCGGTCCCTCGGGTAGCATCTAATTTTGATGAGGTTTCTATGCATCAGAGCTTGCTCTTCTCTGATAGTCTCAGGGTACTCCTCTTTTGCTTAAATATTATTGCTTTAGTTGGTTCTTAGTTTTGCAAATTCAGTGAAGTGAAATAAAAATATCCGAATTCAGGAGACGTTAGCTTGTTCTAGTGCAAAATTCCCTGCAACTGAAGTTGTGTGATTTTCGTTGTGCATTGCATTACTTTTCAggatttaaagaatttgagaacgCAATTGTACTCAGCGGCAGAGTACTTTGAACTATCGTACACAAATGATGACCAGAAACATATGTGAGTTGTTCCGATTCATGGCAATTGGGGTTTTACTATGCTAATTCTTTGTATCCATATTATTTttgcaaaattaaacaaatatccTCTTGTTGTGCAGAGTGGTGGAAACATTGAAAGATTATGCCATTAAAGCTCTTGTGAATACGGTGGATCATTTGGGTTCCGTTACATACAAGGTTAACGATCTCTTCGATGAAAAGGTGGATGAAGTTTCTGGCACAGAATTTCGGGTATCTTGCATTGAACAGGTAAGTTAACTGTGAAATTAAAGAAATCGTTTATGATCCAGGTCTAACTATAGAAAAAAATCTTGAACAAGCTTGTCCGATATGTGTTTCTGTATAAAATGATTGGCGAAAAATGCCTTTTTGGGGCCGAGGTATAAGATAGTTAGTCTCGCATGTAAGTTCGTAGctcattcttcaaaagttttgCATGATAATCTTCAGTTAAGAAACCAATGGGTCATTGCACAACAGTGTGCGACTTATTGCACCGAATTCAATCCTACAATTTGTAGCTATGTATTCAATCACAAGAAACCAATGCTCTTTTATGTTTCTTTTAGAGGATAAGGACATGTCAAGAATACATCGATCATGAGGGTCTTTCTCAACAGTCATCGGTTATAGATACTCCTAAATACCACAAGCGGTACATCTTGCCAGGCAAGTACACCACCGTTGTCTCAGTTTACTGTTTTCATACCATAAAACACTCCATTTTATGATTTTTGACCTCGTTTTTTTGGAAATACGGAGATAGAAATGAATAAAAATTCTTACAACTCAAAATCATGTTCAGTTGGTGAGACCATGCACAGAGGCAGCAGAACTAAATCCAAATACCAAGGATGCAACCTAGATGACGAAGATGATTGGCATCAATTTCGGAATGGTAAGATGCTTCATCTCCCATTTTGTTTCAGTGTGTATAATTAATCAAGAGTTTAACATAATCTGGTTCTTGTTGTAATTTGATTCGATCCTAAAGCTGTTCGCGCTACAATTAGAGAAATCCCACCGTCTACAGTCAGGTAAATATTACTGCGGTATCTTGCTTGAATCAAGTTGATGACCCAATTTCATATGTCATAAAGGATGGTCATGTTTTGTGCAGCAAAGGGCGTTCTCCGTCTCCTTCTCCACAACCTCCCCAGCGAGCTGgagttttttcttttacatCTACCATGCCCAAAAAGGAATTAGGTGAGTATGCATCTTGGACATTGCGATATTGACACCGTTATAGTGAGTTGGATATTGATAATCTGATTTTTGATGATGTTTTGAATCAGACAAGCGAACAGTTTCGCCTCATCGATTTCCACTTTTACGGTCTGGATCTCTTGCAAGTAGGCCAACTACCCCAAACAAAAGTCGGTCAACTACCCCGAACTCAAGTAGGCCTACAACTCCAAATCTTTCTAATCCAAGAAGACGGGTGAGTGTCAAACGCtgattattttttcaatgtttCTTTTGAAGTTCATTAGATTTTCAACATACTTGGTACGGTTCCCTTCTATTGTGATAGCTGTAAACTGAGAGTTCGGTGTTTATGTATATTCAGTACCCTTCGGAGCCTCGGAAATCAGCTTCAATGCGATTACCTGCTGAAAGAGATAATGGCAGAGAGGTTGAACAATCCCCCAGCAAAAGTAAACGGCTCCTCAAGGCCTTGCTTAGCCGGCGCAAGTCAAAGAAAGATGACATGCTATACACTTATTTGGATGAATACTGAGAAATTGAGGGAGGATGTACAATGGAAGCAGAAAATTACGGTTTCCACCTTTCCCCTTTTGTTTGATTACCTTTTCGTTTTACATAGCAGTGTAATGTTTTCAAGTTTTATAAACAGTATATATCAATTATTACTTCCCATTTCAGAAGTTTGCTTGGTAAGAGAAATACTTTCGAAGCGATAGCGTTGCGATGATATGCGTTGAAAAATCAGTCCAGAACTTCATAATCAATCATACAATgttagaaaactaatgaaaatgacttgaaaactttgagttttaacgataaagacaaaataaagggtaaagtgaatagtatcatagttgactttttaatgtaaaaatatggttttttgttaaagtaaatagtaccgggagtttttcgttaaagttttctaCAATGTAGGGTTTAGGAGCAATCTGATCGTTTTGTAGGAGAATGCATTCAATCTAGCTGCGACTGTAAACTGAATTACACATAAAATAGCATTCATACGCTGTGTTGAATATATCGCTGAATCTTATAGGTCATAAGCAAAGTAATCAAACTACATTTCATGCTCTGAACAGTTCCACAAATACCAACTTGAATTGTTACACATCATTTCATAGAAAAACTAGCAAAGCAAAGTAGCTAACTGGTCACAATTCTAATCCATTTCCAAATTCTTCGATTGTCTTTGTGGCGAGTGTCAATGCATCTAACAAAGCGCTATATGATGCTCGAAGAAATCTCGCCTCAACAGCCTCAAAGTGCCTGTACATAAGATTAAAATCAACCACAGGTTCAGCAGAATTTTTTTTGTAGCAGATTTACTGAATTTAGCCCACAACTTAGCTTTGAACCCACTTTTTTGTCGATAGTTTGGTCGTTAGGCGATAATATTGTTCCTCCCTCACCCCATATAGCATTTTCTTACATCAGAATCAATCCAATGATTCTTCAATAAAAGtttggaaaattaattttatcGAACGGAAATGCTTACACTGAAAGCTTGCAGTTGGAAACTGACATCTGCCTCTTCACCTTGTCTGGTTGCAACTGCAGTAATAGATGGAATCAGATAAGAAAACAATTAAACCAAATGAAGTTAGGAACTGAGCAAAACATAGCTTTAACATATGAAGCATCACCTCCTTATCAACAGCTAATGTTGCATAGACGATTGAAGCACTTTCCTCGGACTCAAAATCTACCTCCAAGTCACTGCACACAGACCTCCATTTTCTTAATATCGATGCTCCTACTATGCGGGTTAAAAGAATTCGCAGAGGCAGATAAATTATAAACGATGAAAGTTGAATCAATGATCTCCGCTTCCAAGAGAAACAACCCTTGTAAAACTTTTACAAGGCCACGCAACTGTACGTCCTCCCGTGGTCCTTGATGCATAGTTTTCACattcaagttttcaagtttATTAAAAGAACTATCTAGAGTAATCTCAAGATCCATGCACAACATTTTTGAACAGGGTTCGCCTCAGAATATCTTGATCTACCTACCTCACCAAGAGCTCTAGAACTACTCCCTAACATAGCTGAAAACCCCATCAGCTCCTACGAATCCACGAATTAGCTCaaccaaaattttgaaaacctaACACTGAAGTGAAACGTCGAAATATAGCAGCAATTCAACTTTTCCAAGAAAGTTATGTTGTCCTTCACATTGTGAATGATGAACATCGGTTAATGTATGTACAGCAATATTTCAACGAACGAGATGAGTTTCGTTCAGTTTTAACTTATCACAACAACTATGGGAAGCACAGAGAGAAGTTCAATGGAGTGGAAATACATAAAACTAATCATATAAGCTACACATACATAAACCCAGAAGCAAAACTATCGAAAATAAACTCACTAGGAATTCAAAAAACAGATACTATAAACTGCAATTCGTTCAAACAGATACTCAAGAAAGCAAATTCACGAATAATATACATAAAGATAGAACCTTTTACAAATCGAAAACAAACCCATATCCAAAAATCAACTAAGGATCTTTACTTTTCGGTTCCTGAGGGATTGAAAGAGGAAAATAATCAAagcccagaaaaaaaaatacaggagAAACTGCTGACTTTAATTACAAAAGTAAGGAGATTTCAACAGAAAAACATACAGAGAAAAATAGATATTGGTATAtaagagaggaaggagagagagtacCAGCTAAACTCCCACTGGGTTTGGGCATCTGCCATGTCAGAAGCTGCTGCAGCCATGGTTCTCTGGAGCTGAGAAGCTGGAGAAGCTGAGCAGCGCCTCTCACATTATCGGGTTCTAGTCTTATAGACGAACAAAACGCTGCGTCTCAAAGAACCAAAACGACGTAGTAAAGGAAGGAGTTGTGTGGTATAAGATAATATTTTTAAACTGACGGAAGTACCCTTAGTTCTAGTGGTGTGAAATAGGTACGGAAACTGGTTTTCGAGGTTTAATAAGCCGAATCCGGATCCTCATCGGATgctttttgtgaggatttcggAAATTCATGAATCGTGTTctttcatcgtacatcatgtaattaaaattattttaaatatttttatttaaaattaaacataaatagtatttgacaaaaactgatcATATAAtttacgatgaacgaacacatTTCATGAATTTCTGAAATCCCCACGAAAAAaaaatccgaagaggatcctgttggttaATAGTTAATACGCATAGGCATTTGGGTATATTCCAGCGTATATCTGCCATCCTTCTCAATAAACTCCCGTTGCTCGAGAGATGGCATCTTATATAGCACAACAAaagcatctctctcctctctccctctctctctctctccctctctctctctctctcctctcaaaACCTACCTTCCTTTCATTCAATTTCGACACCTTCTTCTCATCCAATCAAACAGTACATATTTTTTCGCAGCCACATGCAAAGGCCAGGTACGTTATTCTTCATATATAACATCATCATTTGGTTTACCGATACTCAGTCTTCAATTTATCATCGatcttaaattttgaatttatgaACCCTATAGTTGTTAATTATAAAGGAGTATTTGTCTTGGGTAAGATGATATGTTTGTTTGAGGTAAACCACCGCTTGGTGCTGCCTGCATGTATATTGTATATCATACTAATATTTGTGCTGTCTTTAGTTAGTACTACTGTACTAGGGTTGGTTGTTCAAACTCCTGGTTTTTCATGTATATTCATCCCTTCGTTTTCGTTCCTTGATTTTTCTTTGATTCATTTAGTCCCAAAGTATCAAGGTGTTTTCGTTTGTTTTcggataaaataaaaattcatgaagaaaattggccaattataaaaattcaaagataatcggctaaaattaTAGTTTAGGAAAAAAATTGGCAACTCCTTACAAGTTCGGAGAAAAATCGGCCAATACCTCaaaattttataccaaaaatTTATTATGATAAcaccaaataaataaaaaaagaaagacccTATTTCTTGTTTGCTCTCATTCTGTAAAGCGTACAATCTGTAAAGACTTGTTTGTCTCCAGTATAAATGGATAAAATTATGATCTTGATATGTTGCAAGTGAATTGAGGGGTTGGGATCCGCCTAAATATTGGCCCTTGTGATCCTCTCTCCATTCCTGCCTCCGACTGCAACATGTCTGTATAAAAGGCCTCATATCTTGTTACCAAATCCCGGTTTCCGGGAAGAACACTTGACGCAGCATTCACCAGTGCCGATGGAATGAAAAATCGATGAACCCCAGTTGAAAGAAACGCGGGGTGTTCTTTGACGATCAGCAGCAGCTTATGTGATGGCATGTCCGACTCTTGCTGGTTTTATAGTTCTGAGGGCTCTCCTTCCATTCTCCAATGCCAATGAAAAGAGGCCAAAGAGGTATAAGAGGAAAAGATGTAGCTTTTCAGATATGCTGGACGTGAATGACACACTTCTCCCTTCTGCGCTGCTTTTTCTGATACGGGAAATTCTTGTAACCATCCACCCTGTAAAAGACAGTATATATTAGCACGTAATCACAGATTATATTGACATCAATACAGCAGGCATGCTGCCATTTGGTCCGTGCTCTTATACAGAATAGAGATGGAAGATTTTGTTTAGGTTAAATTTGCTTACCCGAACTTGTTTCAGGCAAATTTGTCCAATCATGTGGCTCGGTCTTTGCTTCCGTTGCCTTGATCAACTCCA from Malus domestica chromosome 01, GDT2T_hap1 includes:
- the LOC103444095 gene encoding protein ABIL2-like yields the protein MATSAMPVPRVASNFDEVSMHQSLLFSDSLRDLKNLRTQLYSAAEYFELSYTNDDQKHIVVETLKDYAIKALVNTVDHLGSVTYKVNDLFDEKVDEVSGTEFRVSCIEQRIRTCQEYIDHEGLSQQSSVIDTPKYHKRYILPVGETMHRGSRTKSKYQGCNLDDEDDWHQFRNAVRATIREIPPSTVSKGRSPSPSPQPPQRAGVFSFTSTMPKKELDKRTVSPHRFPLLRSGSLASRPTTPNKSRSTTPNSSRPTTPNLSNPRRRYPSEPRKSASMRLPAERDNGREVEQSPSKSKRLLKALLSRRKSKKDDMLYTYLDEY
- the LOC103444088 gene encoding EKC/KEOPS complex subunit PCC1-like — translated: MAAAASDMADAQTQWEFSCDLEVDFESEESASIVYATLAVDKELQPDKVKRQMSVSNCKLSVHFEAVEARFLRASYSALLDALTLATKTIEEFGNGLEL